The Blastomonas sp. SL216 DNA window TCGGATCGACGCCCTCGATGGTCAAGGTGATCGGCGCGGGCATCCGCAGCGGCTGGTCGGTTTCAAAGCGGCAGCCGGTGATCGACAGGTTGGTCAGCGTGACGGTGCAATGACGCCGGCCCTGATCGACCAGCTCCGCCTCGATATTGACGTTGATGCGGATGGCATAGCGACGGTCCGTCGCCGGCTGGCTCGCCGCATGCCGATTGCCTGTCCACGCTGCCATCTGCGCTCTCCGGAACCTCCTGCCGACCGCAAAGCTACCGTTCGGGGGAAAACGGCGCGGGGTTCGGCTGGCGCTGCTTGTAACGCAAAGTGCCTAAGCGAGCGTAAACATTGGTGAAGATCAGGTGACCGCCGCTCGCGCAGGGCGAAGACGCAAAAACGCCCGGTAACCCCAAAGGGCTACCGGGCGTCTCTGAAACTTTGCCTTATTCAGGCGAAGTGAAGCCTAGGCTTACTTCTTTTCTTCAGCCGGAGCAGCGGCAGCGTCAGCGGCCGGAGCAGCGGCTTCGGCGCCAGCAGCGGCACCAGCTTCAGCACCGGCTTCGGCGCCAGCTTCTGCACCGGCTTCCATGCCAGCTTCAGCGCCTTCAGCGGCCGGAGCTTCCATGGCTTCTTCAGCGGGAGCTTCGGTGGTGGCTTCTTCGGCGGGGGCTTCTTCAGCCTTTTCCGGCGAGCAAGCGGCGAGAGCCAGAACGCCAGCGACGGCGAAAACCGGGCTCAGCTTGAAAATGGACTTCATGGTACTTTTCCCCTTCGTTGCGGAAACAAGAGCCCGCGTTGTATCGACACCCTAGGGACTCTGGCAAGATATATTTCTTGCACTGGCGCAGGAAGGACACGCCGCGATGGCCCGACCCCTTTCCCCCGCACCCTTGGGAACCGTGCATATAGCCGGTTTGTGGGGGGTGGAAAAGAGGATAAAATATTGACAGCGCAGGTGTCTTTTTCGGGAACGGAAGCCTGGCTGACGAATGTCCAGCAGGCCCTTGCATGACCCCGCCCCAGCTGGGGTTCAACCACTCGGCTCATCATGAAACCCGTTTGTTATCTGTATATTAACCGCGTGGCGTAGCAGCATTTCAAACAGGCGCAGCATGCGATTGGGCCTGCTTGGGCCCGTGTGCTGCGCAGCCAGACAGGGCCCGCAAGGTGTGGCGCGGGACAGCCGGAGCGGTGCAGCCGAATCATCGGCTTGACCCGCCCTCGCCATCTGTGCGAGCGCGGCGCAAACGGCGGCACCGGCCGCGCCTCAACCAGGAAGGCACCTCCCGTGACCACACGCACGATCAACTCCCGCCCCGTCCGCCCGATCGGCCTTGGCTGCATGTCGCTGAGCTGGGGCTATGGCACCCTGCCCCCGCGCGAGACCGCGACCGCGCTGCTCCACCGCGCGCTCGACCTGGGCTATGACCATCTCGACACCGCCAATATCTATGGCCTGGGCCATAACGAGACGCTGATCGGCGAAGCGCTGAAGGGGCGGCGCAGCGAGTTCTTCCTGGCGACCAAGATGGGAATCGTCATCGAGGGCGAAAAGCGCGGCGTCAGCTGCCGCCCCGAAGCGATCCGCCGCTGCATCGATGAATCGCTCACCCGGCTGCAGACCGACCATGTCGACCTTTATTATATGCACCGCCGCGACCGCGATGTTCCGATCGAGGAATCGGTCGGCGCAATGGCGGACCTGATCAAGGCGGGCAAGATCGGCAGCATCGGCCTGTCCGAGATGTCGGCCGAGACCTTGCGCCGTGCCGCCAGGGAACACCCCATCGCGGCGATGCAGACCGAATATTCGCCCTGGACGCGCGAACCGGAAATCGCGGTGCTGGAAGCCTGTGCAGAGCTGGGCACGACCTTTGTCGCCTTCTCCCCTGTTGCGCGCGGTGTCCTGGCCAATGGCGTGCAGGACGTCGAGACGCTGACCGACAAGGATCTGCGCCGCGGCATGCCACGCTTCAATGCAGACAACTGGCCGACAAACCGAACGCTGGCCGACCGGTTCTGCGCCATCGCTGCCGAGTTTGAGGTCACACCCGCGCAGCTTTCGCTCGCATGGGTACTGTCGCGCGGCGAGCATGTCGTCGCCATCCCCGGCACCGCATCGATTGCGCATCTGGAAGAGAATTTCGCCCGGGCCGACTGGACCATCCCCGCCGACGCCGCAGCGCGCATCGACGAGCTGATCAACGAACGCACCGTCAGCGGCCCGCGCTACAGCGACGCGATGCAGCGTACGATCGATACCGAACAATTTGCGTAAAATCTGCGCGCGGCGATTGCGGCGATAAATTGGTCGGGACGAGAGGATTCGAACCTCCGACCCCCACACCCCCAGTGTGATGCGCTACCAGGCTGCGCTACGTCCCGACCGTGGCCTTGCCGCGCCTGCGGCAAAAGCGAAGCGCGCCTATATGGCGATGCGACGCGGTTGGCAACCCCGTGATGCACAAGAACGCGCAGGTGATCGCCAATTGCCTTGCGCTGCCGATAATGATAGGCGCGCGCATCGCTGCGACCGGCTGTTTATCGGCCTGACGCTCACTTTTTCCATTCAGACATCCGGATATTACAGCCCATGGACTCGACACTCCTGCTCGCACTGGCCGCCGCCGCTCCCGGCGCTGCACCGGCCTGGACCCAGCTTTTGATGTTCGTGCCGCTGCTGCTGATCTTCTATTTCCTCATCATCCGCCCGCAGCAGCGCCAGATGAAGGCGCACAAGGCCAAGATCGATGCGGTCAAGCGCGGCGATCAGGTGATTACCGGCGGCGGTCTGGTCGGCAAGGTGACCAAGGTCGATGACGCCTATGTCGAAATCGATCTGGGCGGCGCCAAGGTGCGTGCGGTCAAGGCCACGCTGAGCGATGTCATCCAGCCCGGCGGCGCGCCTGCCAACGATTGAGCCGCGGCCCAATCTGCCTGCCGCCTTGCCGCCTGTCCCGCGCATGAATATATGGCGCGCACATCCGGCC harbors:
- a CDS encoding PilZ domain-containing protein, with amino-acid sequence MAAWTGNRHAASQPATDRRYAIRINVNIEAELVDQGRRHCTVTLTNLSITGCRFETDQPLRMPAPITLTIEGVDPIQGEIVWAEGKLMGCHFAEALSPTICNRIIRTLRQQQDQR
- a CDS encoding aldo/keto reductase produces the protein MTTRTINSRPVRPIGLGCMSLSWGYGTLPPRETATALLHRALDLGYDHLDTANIYGLGHNETLIGEALKGRRSEFFLATKMGIVIEGEKRGVSCRPEAIRRCIDESLTRLQTDHVDLYYMHRRDRDVPIEESVGAMADLIKAGKIGSIGLSEMSAETLRRAAREHPIAAMQTEYSPWTREPEIAVLEACAELGTTFVAFSPVARGVLANGVQDVETLTDKDLRRGMPRFNADNWPTNRTLADRFCAIAAEFEVTPAQLSLAWVLSRGEHVVAIPGTASIAHLEENFARADWTIPADAAARIDELINERTVSGPRYSDAMQRTIDTEQFA
- the yajC gene encoding preprotein translocase subunit YajC, which encodes MFVPLLLIFYFLIIRPQQRQMKAHKAKIDAVKRGDQVITGGGLVGKVTKVDDAYVEIDLGGAKVRAVKATLSDVIQPGGAPAND